A single Glycine soja cultivar W05 chromosome 14, ASM419377v2, whole genome shotgun sequence DNA region contains:
- the LOC114384487 gene encoding transcription repressor OFP17-like, whose product MKGKALGVFKSKLLRPCKKLFLFFRLRSKKPVFIRALKFRAHKSTFPKASFPRKPTMSSLLQSMFRSPKKSKHADMLQALRSPSNVHETPLFPSPLTPAFVTAREVEKREEALRQEVEDACRSFENYLVEMIVEEGKTRDLMDVEELLYCWKNLKCPVFIDLVSRFYGELCKDLFSPDSEEGDSSK is encoded by the coding sequence ATGAAAGGGAAAGCATTGGGTGTCTTTAAATCCAAGCTTCTCAGGCCATGcaaaaaactatttttgttctttagaCTTAGGTCCAAGAAACCTGTGTTTATAAGAGCTCTCAAGTTCCGTGCTCACAAGTCCACTTTCCCTAAGGCCTCTTTCCCAAGAAAACCAACAATGTCCTCTTTGTTGCAATCCATGTTTCGTTCTCCAAAGAAATCTAAGCACGCAGACATGCTGCAAGCACTCAGGAGTCCCTCAAATGTGCATGAAACTCCACTCTTTCCATCGCCGCTTACCCCGGCTTTTGTAACGGCTCGTGAGGTGGAGAAGAGGGAGGAGGCTTTGAGGCAAGAGGTGGAAGATGCATGCAGGAGTTTTGAGAACTATTTGGTGGAGATGATTGTGGAAGAAGGGAAGACCAGGGACCTGATGGATGTGGAAGAACTTCTATACTGTTGGAAGAACCTCAAGTGTCCTGTGTTCATTGATTTAGTTAGTAGATTTTATGGAGAGCTTTGTAAGGACTTGTTTTCTCCGGATAGTGAGGAAGGTGACAGTTCCAAGTGA
- the LOC114384318 gene encoding transcription repressor OFP1-like yields the protein MGNNKFKLSDMIPNAWFYKLKDMSRSRKRNGSHVMKSKVSSPTTSQRSLPRYSQYFSTEPIRAGKLYNTPIHTKDLDLPFTDSPRRSSKRRARRKTIYKPSPTVVPSSGYDSPNHWIKPCQVQSPDYDVSSAESSSESDLHEYAYSESECDSFSVPDLFNGVDTNCSCRVSSSTNDIIIDMNSESFIGNPEKQDGFNAISQLGLAPILTRPMKFDDKVIEAAELRSSTDLDELQDDQSFSIEILKEECNRIQRRRKSSHRKPFANSAGIRLRVHSPKLASRKIQACARSVSPISRKAPRSTGFLDGFAVVKSSFDPQSDFRESMLEMIVENNIRASKDLEDLLACYLSLNSSEYRDLIVKAFEQIWFDMTQLRM from the coding sequence ATGGGTAACAACAAGTTCAAGTTGTCAGATATGATACCAAATGCTTGGTTTTACAAGCTGAAAGATATGAGCAGATCAAGGAAGAGAAATGGTTCTCATGTTATGAAGAGTAAAGTGTCTTCACCAACAACATCACAAAGGTCTCTGCCAAGATATTCACAGTATTTTTCCACTGAGCCAATAAGAGCTGGTAAGCTATACAACACTCCCATTCACACCAAAGACTTGGACTTGCCATTCACTGATTCACCTAGAAGGTCTTCCAAGAGAAGGGCTAGGAGAAAAACCATCTACAAGCCTTCTCCCACTGTCGTTCCCTCTTCCGGCTATGACTCCCCAAATCATTGGATCAAGCCATGTCAAGTTCAGTCACCAGATTATGATGTGTCTTCAGCTGAAAGCTCTTCTGAGTCTGATCTTCATGAATATGCTTATTCTGAGTCTGAATGTGACAGCTTTTCTGTTCCTGACTTGTTTAATGGAGTAGACACTAATTGCAGCTGCAGAGTTAGCTCTTCCACTAATGACATCATCATTGACATGAACAGTGAGTCCTTCATTGGGAATCCTGAAAAGCAAGATGGGTTTAATGCAATTTCACAGCTTGGTCTTGCTCCAATATTGACAAGGCCAATGAAGTTTGATGATAAGGTCATCGAAGCAGCTGAGTTGAGGAGTTCAACGGATTTGGATGAGCTGCAGGATGATCAGTCTTTCTCAATTGAGATTCTCAAAGAGGAATGCAATAGAATTCAAAGGAGGAGAAAAAGCAGTCATAGAAAGCCCTTTGCTAATTCTGCAGGCATAAGGCTTAGGGTCCATTCTCCAAAACTTGCAAGCAGAAAAATTCAAGCATGTGCAAGGAGTGTGTCACCCATTTCAAGAAAAGCTCCAAGGAGTACAGGCTTCCTAGATGGATTTGCTGTTGTTAAGTCCTCATTTGATCCACAGAGTGACTTCAGGGAGTCAATGCTGGAGATGATTGTGGAGAACAATATCCGCGCATCAAAGGATTTGGAGGACTTGCTTGCCTGCTACCTTTCCCTCAATTCAAGTGAATATCGTGATCTCATTGTTAAAGCATTTGAGCAAATTTGGTTTGACATGACTCAACTAAGAATGTAA
- the LOC114383726 gene encoding protein GRAVITROPIC IN THE LIGHT 1-like, which translates to MECSDTKPVKPNSNNISEMVCKFAKVCKLKSIGVFSSEIPNLPHLQRSIYNETLLSEDSSEESRCYDQKVHPHPTEVPAKDNACAGLEVMRKLFDAVSALKLAYLQLQQAHIPYDPQKIVAADDLVVAELEKLCKFKREYVQKHCKKTRFNAARSSPLMAEIVAKEALLGKLKSQNSAKDSDILQLWRELQDLEMGNKNLSEKIKQISLEKRRAGVLSVTKVQDVFKAASKSIHDFAKPLISLMKASGWDLDRAANSIENGAVYSKRCDKKYAFEAYIARRMFHGIALTSYDVSDIMKFDDPFDALMENPHSDFAKFCQAKYLLVVHPKIEESFFGNLDHRTFVMSGKHPRTKFYQLFAKMAKWVWVLLGSAVSIDPEATLFSVSRGSVFSSLYMESVEEEKESAILSDEERVTYKVQFMIMPGFQIGKMVVKSRVYVSKNSLS; encoded by the coding sequence ATGGAGTGCTCAGATACTAAGCCTGTGAAACCCAACTCGAATAATATATCGGAAATGGTGTGCAAGTTTGCCAAAGTTTGTAAATTGAAGTCTATTGGGGTGTTCTCTTCCGAAATCCCCAATCTCCCTCACTTGCAAAGATCCATTTACAATGAGACCCTTCTGAGTGAAGACAGCAGTGAAGAGAGCAGATGCTATGACCAGAAAGTGCATCCCCACCCCACTGAAGTTCCTGCCAAAGATAATGCTTGTGCTGGTTTGGAGGTCATGAGGAAGCTGTTTGATGCTGTTTCGGCGCTGAAATTGGCATACCTTCAGCTTCAGCAGGCTCATATCCCTTATGACCCTCAGAAGATTGTTGCAGCTGATGACCTTGTTGTTGCTGAGCTTGAGAAGCTTTGCAAGTTCAAGCGCGAATATGTGCAGAAACATTGCAAGAAAACAAGGTTCAATGCCGCTCGTTCTTCTCCCTTGATGGCTGAAATTGTGGCCAAAGAGGCACTTTTGGGGAAGCTGAAGTCTCAGAACAGTGCCAAAGATTCTGATATTCTTCAGTTGTGGCGGGAGCTGCAAGATTTGGAGATGGGGAATAAAAATCTGAGTGAGAAGATCAAGCAGATAAGTTTGGAGAAAAGGAGAGCAGGTGTTTTGAGTGTTACTAAGGTTCAGGATGTCTTCAAGGCTGCTTCAAAGTCCATTCATGATTTTGCAAAACCGTTGATTAGCTTGATGAAAGCTTCGGGTTGGGACCTTGATAGGGCTGCAAACTCCATTGAGAATGGTGCTGTTTATTCCAAAAGGTGTGACAAGAAGTATGCTTTTGAGGCCTACATTGCGCGCAGAATGTTTCATGGGATCGCTTTAACATCTTATGATGTGAGTGATATTATGAAGTTTGATGACCCTTTTGATGCACTAATGGAGAATccacattctgattttgccaaATTTTGTCAAGCAAAGTACCTTCTTGTTGTGCATCCGAAAATTGAAGAGTCATTCTTTGGCAATTTGGATCACAGAACATTCGTAATGAGTGGCAAGCACCCTAGAACCAAGTTCTATCAGTTGTTTGCTAAAATGGCAAAATGGGTTTGGGTTTTACTTGGATCTGCTGTGTCAATAGATcctgaagcaaccttgttttcGGTGAGCAGAGGAAGTGTGTTTTCCAGCTTGTACATGGAATCTGTTGAGGAAGAAAAGGAGAGTGCAATACTTTCAGATGAAGAAAGAGTGACATATAAAGTTCAGTTCATGATCATGCCAGGGTTTCAAATTGGAAAGATGGTGGTGAAGTCTCGAGTTTATGTCTCGAAAAATTCTTTAAGCTAA